A window of the Phaseolus vulgaris cultivar G19833 chromosome 5, P. vulgaris v2.0, whole genome shotgun sequence genome harbors these coding sequences:
- the LOC137835061 gene encoding 1-aminocyclopropane-1-carboxylate oxidase homolog 1-like — MGFEVSVSEEVNTERVRELKEFDDTKAGVKGLVDQGITKIPRLFHHPPDEHVKVSTSGGKADNIPVIDLAEVDKDPSLRQGVIDRIREASEKWGFFQVVNHGIPVTVLEDLKDGVCRFYEQDTEVKKDLYTRDHKKPFLYNSNFDIYSSPALNWRDTFMCYLAPNPPKPQDLPAVCRDILLEYGTCVMKLGIALLELLSESLGLHPNHLKDMDCAKGLISLCHYYPACPEPELTLGTTKHSDNCFLTVLLQDHIGGLQVLYQNTWIDIAPEPGALVVNIGDFLQLITNDKFKSVEHRVVANVTGPRISVACFFSEGLKSSGKLYGPIKELLSEDNPPKYREIAVEEYARYYVEKGLDGTSALDHFRI; from the exons ATGGGGTTTGAAGTTTCAGTCTCTGAGGAAGTAAACACTGAGAGGGTGCGTGAACTCAAAGAATTTGATGACACAAAAGCTGGTGTTAAAGgccttgttgatcaaggaatcACAAAAATCCCAAGATTATTTCATCATCCACCTGATGAACATGTGAAGGTCTCAACTTCAGGCGGAAAAGCAGACAATATTCCTGTTATAGACCTTGCAGAAGTTGACAAGGATCCAAGTTTACGCCAAGGAGTTATTGACAGAATAAGGGAAGCATCTGAGAAATGGGGTTTCTTTCAAGTGGTCAACCATGGCATCCCTGTGACTGTTTTAGAGGACTTGAAAGATGGGGTGTGCAGGTTTTATGAACAAGATACTGAGGTGAAAAAGGATCTATATACCCGGGACCACAAGAAACCTTTTTTGTATAATAGCAATTTTGATATCTACTCTTCACCAGCACTCAATTGGAGGGACACTTTCATGTGTTATCTGGCTCCTAATCCTCCCAAACCTCAAGACTTGCCAGCAGTATGCAG GGATATACTTCTGGAATATGGGACATGTGTGATGAAACTTGGAATTGCACTATTGGAATTACTATCAGAATCTCTAGGGCTGCATCCAAACCATTTAAAAGACATGGATTGTGCTAAAGGGCTTATTTCTCTTTGCCATTACTACCCTGCCTGCCCTGAACCAGAATTAACACTGGGAACCACCAAGCATTCTGATAATTGTTTCCTCACAGTGCTCCTCCAGGATCATATTGGTGGTCTTCAGGTTCTTTACCAGAACACATGGATTGATATAGCCCCAGAACCTGGGGCTCTTGTAGTTAACATTGGTGATTTTCTTCAG CTTATAACAAATGACAAATTCAAGAGTGTAGAACATAGAGTAGTGGCAAATGTGACAGGTCCAAGAATATCTGTTGCATGCTTTTTCAGCGAAGGTCTTAAATCATCAGGGAAACTCTATGGACCTATAAAAGAGTTGTTATCAGAAGACAATCCTCCCAAATACAGAGAAATCGCTGTTGAGGAATATGCGCGCTACTACGTTGAAAAAGGCCTTGATGGGACCTCTGCTCTTGATCATTTCAGGATTTGA